The following proteins are co-located in the Solanum pennellii chromosome 8, SPENNV200 genome:
- the LOC107028723 gene encoding uncharacterized protein LOC107028723 has product MEPLTQAKKSNLVLILDYGSQYTHLITRRIRSLSVFSLCINGTSSLDSITELNPRVIILSGGPHSVHADGAPCFPSGFIEYVESQGIHVLGICYGLQLLVQNLGGVVKVGEKHEYGRMEIEVQKNNGLFGNKQIGDKQVVWMSHGDEAVKLPDGFEVVARSNQGAVAAIENREKKFYGLQYHPEVTHSVEGMETLRHFLFDICGITAGWNMEDVLEEEIKVIKAMVGPEDHVICALSGGVDSTVAATVVHKAIGDRLHCVFVDNGLLRYKERERVMATFESDLHLPVTCVDATEEFLSKLKGVTEPEMKRKIIGKEFINIFDIFAHDLEKKVGKKPAYLVQGTLYPDVIESCPPPGSGRTHSHTIKSHHNVGGLPKDMKLKLIEPLKLLFKDEVRAMGKIMNIPVAFLRRHPFPGPGLAVRIPGDVTAGNSLDILRQVDEIFIQSIKDAGIYDEIWQAFAVFLPVKTVGVQGDQRTHSHAVALRAVTSQDGMTADWYYFDFKFLDDVSRKICNSVRGVNRVLLDITSKPPSTIEWE; this is encoded by the exons ATGGAACCTCTAACTCAGGCGAAGAAATCCAACCTCGTACTCATCCTAGATTACGGTTCTCAATACACCCATCTCATCACTCGCCGAATTCGAAGTTTATCTGTTTTCTCACTCTGTATCAATGGCACTTCTTCGTTAGACTCCATAACCGAGCTCAACCCTCGTGTTATTATCCTCTCAGGTGGACCTCACAGTGTCCACGCTGACGGTGCGCCGTGTTTTCCATCTGGCTTTATTGAGTATGTGGAGTCGCAAGGGATTCATGTGTTGGGGATTTGTTATGGGTTGCAGTTGCTTGTACAGAACCTTGGTGGAGTTGTGAAGGTTGGGGAGAAGCATGAGTATGGGAGAATGGAAATTGAGGTTCAGAAGAATAATGGGTTGTTTGGGAATAAGCAAATTGGGGATAAACAGGTTGTTTGGATGAGCCATGGTGATGAGGCTGTGAAGTTGCCGGATGGGTTTGAAGTTGTGGCGAGGAGTAATCAGGGAGCTGTTGCTGCTATTGAGAATAGGGAAAAAAAGTTTTATGGGTTGCAGTATCATCCTgag GTGACGCACTCGGTTGAAGGGATGGAAACACTACGACACTTCCTATTTGATATTTGCGGGATTACAGCAGGCTGGAACATGGAAGATGTTCTGGAGGaagaaataaaagtaattaaagCCATGGTAGGACCTGAAGATCATGTTATTTGTGCTTTATCTGGTGGTGTTGATTCCACAGTTGCAGCTACCGTGGTACACAAGGCTATTGGAGACAGGCTTCACTGTGTTTTTGTTGATAATGGTCTATTAAG GTACAAGGAGAGAGAAAGAGTGATGGCAACCTTTGAGAGTGACCTTCATTTGCCCGTTACCTGCGTTGATGCTACAGAAGAATTTCTCAGCAAATTAAAAGGTGTGACAGAGCctgaaatgaaaaggaaaattattgggaaggagttcatcaacatatttgatattttcGCCCATGATTTGGAGAAAAAAGTGGGGAAGAAACCTGCTTACCTAGTCCAAGGAACTTTGTATCCTGATGTAATAGAGTCGTGTCCCCCACCTGGAAGTGGAAGAACACATTCTCATACAATCAAGAGCCATCATAATGTTGGAGGGCTCCCAAAGGACATGAAGCTGAAGCTCATCGAGCCACTGAAACTTCTGTTCAAGGATGAG GTTCGTGCAATGGGAAAGATTATGAATATCCCTGTGGCTTTTCTCAGGCGCCACCCATTTCCTGGTCCGGGACTTGCCGTCCGAATTCCAGGAGATGTCACAGCAGGGAATTCCTTGGATATTCTTCGTCAG GTTGATGAGATCTTCATTCAATCAATCAAAGATGCTGGAATCTATGATGAAATTTGGCAAGCTTTTGCTGTCTTCTTACCCGTGAAAACTGTTGGAGTACAAGGAGACCAAAGAACACATTCTCATGCTGTTGCACTTAGAGCAGTCACAAGTCAAGATGGAATGACAGCAGACTG GTACTACTTCGATTTCAAGTTCCTTGACGATGTATCAAGAAAGATTTGCAACAGTGTTCGTGGTGTAAATCGAGTTCTTCTGGATATTACATCAAAGCCTCCATCAACAATTGAGTGGGAATGA
- the LOC107029047 gene encoding transcription factor EGL1: MAMGHQDQDGVPGNLRKQLALAVRGIQWSYAIFWSTPVTQPGVLKWIDGYYNGDIKTRKTVQAGEVNEDQLGLHRTEQLKELYSSLLTSESEEDLQPQAKRPSASLSPEDLTDTEWYFLVCMSFVFNVGQGLPGKTLATNETVWLCNAHQAESRVFSRSLLAKSASIQTVVCFPYLGGVIELGVTELVTEDPNLIQQIKNSFLEVDYSVILKRPNYVSKDAKNDTNIGSRKPDHNALENDAYPVEINSPHDSSNGFVANQEAEDSLMVVDGIGETSQAQSWRFMDDNISNGANNSLNSSDCISQNNANCEKLSPLSSGEKETKPCPLDRQENDQKKPHLLDHQRDDAQYQAVLSTLLKSSDQLTLGPQFRNMNKKSSFASWKTDIQMPRFGTAQKLLKKVLLEVPRMHAGVLHKFSRENGKKNSLWRPEVDDIDRNRVISERRRREKINERFMHLASMLPTSSKVDKISLLDETIEYMKELERRVQELEARSARRSNDTAEQTSDNCGTSKFNDIRGSLPNKRKACDMDEIEPVSCNGLLKCSSADSIVINMIDKEVSIKMSCLWSESLLLKIMEALTDLHMDCHTVQSSNLDGILSIAIESKSTGSKTLAVGTIREALQRVVWKS, translated from the exons ATGGCTATGGGACATCAAGATCAAGATGGAGTCCCAGGCAACTTGAGAAAGCAACTTGCTCTTGCTGTTAGAGGCATTCAATGGAGCTATGCAATCTTCTGGTCAACTCCAGTTACACAACCAGG GGTGTTGAAATGGATTGATGGGTACTATAATGGGGATATCAAGACCAGGAAGACTGTTCAGGCGGGGGAAGTTAATGAAGACCAGCTGGGGTTGCATAGAACTGAGCAATTGAAAGAACTTTATAGTTCCCTCTTAACAAGTGAAAGTGAAGAAGACCTACAGCCACAGGCCAAAAGGCCGTCGGCCTCATTATCTCCAGAAGATCTCACTGATACAGAGTGGTATTTCCTAGTATGCATGTCATTTGTCTTCAATGTTGGCCAAGG GTTACCAGGGAAGACCTTAGCAACAAATGAAACTGTTTGGCTATGCAACGCTCACCAAGCCGAGAGTAGAGTCTTTTCTCGTTCTTTGCTAGCAAAG AGTGCATCTATCCAG ACTGTTGTATGCTTTCCCTATTTAGGAGGCGTAATTGAGCTGGGAGTCACCGAGCTT GTCACGGAAGATCCTAACCTCATtcagcaaataaaaaattccttTCTAGAGGTTGATTACTCCGTTATTTTGAAGAGGCCTAATTATGTCTCCAAAGATGCAAAAAATGACACGAATATCGGTAGCCGAAAGCCTGATCATAATGCACTTGAAAATGATGCTTATCCAGTTGAAATAAATTCACCTCATGATAGTTCAAATGGTTTTGTCGCCAATCAAGAGGCAGAAGATTCACTGATGGTGGTAGACGGTATTGGGGAAACTTCACAAGCTCAAAGCTGGAGGTTCATGGATGATAATATCAGTAATGGTGCGAATAATTCCTTGAATTCCAGTGACTGCATCTCTCAAAACAATGCAAATTGTGAAAAGTTGTCCCCTCTTTCAAGTGGAGAGAAGGAAACTAAGCCTTGCCCACTAGACCGTCAAGAGAACGATCAGAAGAAACCGCATCTTTTAGATCACCAAAGAGATGATGCTCAATATCAAGCTGTCCTTTCTACTCTTCTAAAGAGTTCTGACCAATTAACTTTGGGACCACAATTtagaaatatgaataaaaagtCAAGTTTTGCTAGTTGGAAGACCGATATTCAGATGCCGAGATTTGGAACTGCACAAAAACTATTGAAGAAGGTACTTCTTGAAGTTCCTAGAATGCATGCTGGTGTTTTACATAAATTCAGCAGAGAAAATGGTAAAAAGAATAGCCTTTGGAGACCAGAAGTTGATGACATTGATAGAAACCGTGTTATTTCAGAGAGAAGGCGAAGAGAAAAGATAAATGAGAGATTTATGCATCTTGCATCGATGCTGCCAACTAGTAGCAAG GTTGACAAAATATCACTACTCGATGAGACAATAGAATACATGAAAGAGCTTGAAAGGAGAGTTCAGGAGCTGGAGGCGAGATCAGCAAGACGATCAAATGATACTGCAGAGCAGACATCTGATAATTGTGGCACTAGCAAATTCAATGACATCAGGGGATCACTACCGAACAAAAGGAAGGCATGTGATATGGATGAAATAGAACCTGTAAGCTGCAATGGATTACTGAAATGTAGTTCAGCTGATAGTATTGTCATCAATATGATCGATAAGGAAGTCTCGATCAAGATGAGTTGTCTTTGGAGCGAGAGCTTGTTGCTTAAAATTATGGAGGCACTGACTGACCTACATATGGATTGCCATACAGTTCAGTCTTCTAACCTTGATGGGATTCTATCCATTGCTATCGAATCCAAG TCAACCGGATCGAAAACACTAGCAGTCGGAACAATTAGAGAAGCACTTCAGAGAGTAGTTTGGAAATCTTGA